From Acinonyx jubatus isolate Ajub_Pintada_27869175 chromosome B2, VMU_Ajub_asm_v1.0, whole genome shotgun sequence, a single genomic window includes:
- the LOC106978620 gene encoding olfactory receptor 2W1-like, with translation MVNNSHFGGFILLGFPGQPQLEMIISGVVFLFYTIALMGNMAIILLPLLDERLQTPMYFFLRNLAILDLCYITNIVPQMLVNVWGKDKKISFGGCAFQLFTDVTLCTVECMLLAVMSYDRFNAVCKPLHYMTIMNPQLSRTLVAMTWGVGVTNCMILSPYAMSLPRCGNHHLDHYFCEISAMVKIACVDTTAMEETLFALCFFIFLTPLLLILVSYGFIAVAVLKIKSAAGRQKAFGTCSSHLIVVSIFYGTVIYMYIQPGNSPSQDEGKLLSIFYSIVTPSLNPLIYTLRNKEFKGAMKRLIGKEKRSLETTGH, from the coding sequence atggtCAACAATAGCCACTTTGGTGGATTTATACTCCTTGGATTCCCAGGGCAGCCACAGCTGGAGATGATCATCTCTGGGGTTGTCTTTCTCTTCTACACCATTGCCTTGATGGGAAATATGGCCATCATCCTGCTGCCGTTACTGGATGAACGTCTCCagacccccatgtacttcttccttagGAATTTGGCTATCTTGGATCTCTGTTATATCACAAATATAGTCCCACAGATGTTGGTCAATGTCTGgggcaaagacaaaaaaatctcTTTTGGTGGCTGTGCCTTTCAACTTTTCACTGATGTGACACTATGCACAGTCGAATGTATGCTTCTGGCTGTGATGTCTTATGACCGATTCAATGCTGTCTGCAAGCCTCTGCACTACATGACCATTATGAACCCCCAACTCAGTCGAACCCTGGTGGCCATGACCTGGGGAGTTGGTGTTACTAATTGCATGATACTTTCACCCTATGCCATGAGTCTTCCCCGATGTGGGAACCACCATTTGGATCACTATTTTTGTGAAATATCTGCAATGGTGAAGATTGCATGTGTGGACACCACAGCCATGGAGGAAACCTTATTtgcattatgtttttttattttcctcacacCACTCCTTCTCATTCTGGTTTCTTATGGCTTCATTGCTGTAGCTGTGTTGAAGATCAAATCTGCAGCAGGGAGACAGAAAGCATTTGGGACCTGTTCCTCCCACCTCATTGTGGTGTCCATCTTCTATGGGACTGTTATCTACATGTACATCCAGCCAGGAAACAGTCCATCTCAGGATGAAGGTAAACTTCTCAGTATCTTTTATTCCATTGTTACTCCCAGCTTGAACCCCCTGATCTACACACTAAGGAATAAGGAGTTCAAGGGGGCCATGAAGAGGctgattggaaaagaaaaacgtTCCTTGGAAACAACAGGACACTAA
- the LOC106978621 gene encoding olfactory receptor 2W1-like, with protein MVNDSHFGGFTLLGFQGQPQLEMIISGVVFLFYTIALMGNMAIVLLSFLDDHLQTPMYFFLRNLAILDLCYTTNIVPQMLANIWGKDKRITFGGCVLQLFIDMVLCSVECILLAVMSYDRFNAVCKPLHYMTIMNPQLSRTLVAMTWGVGVTNCMILSPYAMSLPRCGNHHLDHFFCEMSAMIKIACVDTTAMEETTFAMCLIIVLVPLLLILVSYGFIAVAVLKIKSAAGRQKAFGTCSSHLIVVSIFYGTVIYMYIQPGNSPSQDEGKLLSIFYSIVTPSLNPLIYTLRNKEFKGAMKRLIGKEKRSLETTGQ; from the coding sequence atggtcAATGACAGCCACTTTGGTGGATTTACACTCCTTGGATTCCAGGGGCAGCCACAGCTGGAGATGATCATCTCTGGGGTTGTGTTTCTCTTCTACACCATTGCCTTGATGGGAAATATGGCCATCGTCCTGCTTTCTTTCCTAGATGACCATCTCCagacccccatgtacttcttccttagGAATTTGGCCATCTTGGATCTCTGTTATACCACAAATATAGTCCCACAGATGTTGGCCAATATCTGGGGCAAAGACAAGAGAATTACGTTTGGTGGCTGTGTCCTTCAACTTTTCATTGATATGGTACTGTGCTCAGTGGAATGTATCCTTCTGGCTGTGATGTCTTATGACCGATTCAATGCTGTCTGCAAGCCTCTGCACTACATGACCATTATGAACCCCCAACTCAGTCGAACCCTGGTGGCCATGACCTGGGGAGTTGGTGTTACTAATTGCATGATACTTTCACCCTATGCCATGAGTCTTCCCCGATGTGGGAACCACCATTTGGATCActttttttgtgaaatgtctgcAATGATCAAGATTGCGTGTGTGGACACCACAGCCATGGAGGAAACCACATTTGCTATGTGCCTGATTATAGTTCTTGTTCCCCTTCTTCTCATTCTGGTTTCTTATGGCTTCATTGCTGTAGCTGTGTTGAAGATCAAATCTGCAGCAGGGAGACAGAAAGCATTTGGGACCTGTTCCTCCCACCTCATTGTGGTGTCCATCTTCTATGGGACTGTTATCTACATGTACATCCAGCCAGGAAACAGTCCATCTCAGGATGAAGGTAAACTTCTCAGTATCTTTTATTCCATTGTTACTCCCAGCTTGAACCCCCTGATCTACACACTAAGGAATAAGGAGTTCAAGGGGGCCATGAAGAGGctgattggaaaagaaaaacgtTCCTTGGAAACAACAGGACAATGA